A stretch of the Ischnura elegans chromosome 5, ioIscEleg1.1, whole genome shotgun sequence genome encodes the following:
- the LOC124158792 gene encoding uncharacterized protein LOC124158792, whose product MRTSRLLVTLGVFLCAFVVGYALEPQTQLTAVQPNDQQAQSDATDLEPAESKNDQQIQARIGYDDHYDDHHHHHEPEGYWKKKLIWKPDWQKIWKPAKKLIWKPAWKKIWKPIWKEVWKPIWKEVWKVEYKQLWKPVLVKVWVPGEKSHGVDHAGWEYTSHGLWKKKLIWKPYWKKVWKPASKLVWVKDKKLAWKEAWKQISVPAWKKIWVPAWKKIWKPVWISEWVLIQKDHPPPHEEIHHHHHEDHHGWDRKDAGAAAAGDSAAAGSEQTVATPNEHLTPPHPLVPDARRRSWTFPEAAQSEQQQPVLPEQQQDQSQQVANDAYLRYQRSLEQQESSGVVAWPGPVASAAAEPAPVSEPAQASQ is encoded by the exons ATGAGGACCAGCCGCCTCTTG GTTACCCTAGGGGTATTTTTATGTGCCTTCGTCGTGGGCTACGCTTTAGAGCCACAGACCCA GCTGACTGCAGTTCAGCCAAATGACCAACAGGCCCAGTCAGATGCCACTGATTTAGAACCAGCCGAATCGAAAAATGACCAACAGATCCAGGCCCGGATAGGATACGACGACCACTACGATGATCACCATCATCACCACGAGCCAGAGGGCTACTGGAAGAAGAAGCTCATCTGGAAACCGGATTGGCAAAAGATCTGGAAGCCCGCCAAGAAACTGATCTGGAAGCCGGCATGGAAGAAGATCTGGAAGCCCATCTGGAAGGAGGTCTGGAAGCCAATCTGGAAGGAAGTCTGGAAGGTCGAGTACAAGCAGCTCTGGAAACCCGTTTTGGTCAAGGTCTGGGTTCCCGGAGAGAAATCCCACGGAGTCGACCATGCAGGCTGGGAATACACCTCCCATGGTCTCTGGAAGAAGAAACTCATCTGGAAACCCTACTGGAAGAAGGTGTGGAAACCAGCATCCAAACTCGTCTGGGTGAAGGATAAGAAGTTGGCGTGGAAGGAGGCTTGGAAGCAGATTTCCGTCCCCGCGTGGAAGAAGATCTGGGTCCCAGCATGGAAGAAGATCTGGAAGCCGGTGTGGATCTCCGAATGGGTGCTGATCCAGAAGGACCATCCACCTCCACATGAGGAGATCCATCACCACCACCACGAGGACCACCACGGCTGGGACCGCAAGGACGCCGGGGCAGCCGCAGCCGGAGATTCTGCAGCGGCCGGAAGCGAGCAGACCGTCGCGACGCCAAACGAACATCTGACTCCTCCGCATCCTCTGGTACCCGATGCCAGGAGGAGGAGTTGGACCTTCCCGGAGGCGGCCCAATCCGAGCAGCAGCAGCCCGTCTTGCCCGAGCAACAGCAGGACCAGAGCCAGCAGGTGGCGAACGACGCCTACCTCCGGTACCAGAGGTCTCTGGAGCAGCAGGAGTCCAGCGGAGTCGTGGCGTGGCCGGGTCCCGTGGCATCGGCCGCCGCTGAGCCGGCGCCCGTGTCCGAACCAGCGCAAGCCTCGCAGTGA